The following are encoded together in the Coffea arabica cultivar ET-39 chromosome 1c, Coffea Arabica ET-39 HiFi, whole genome shotgun sequence genome:
- the LOC113704217 gene encoding F-box/kelch-repeat protein At3g23880-like, whose amino-acid sequence MRERTREKKINTRPEPQFQPIISCIPDDILLQIFTRLPVRSLGRLSCVSKSWHSLIFSPNLVKSHYKRCTEDKENEHHRIMFFKVELEHDERLGYGSELGVNFRLRQFGCSLHSAFSCVVPKKIEVTSGFIGSIPVEKFRYYRNKAWGCCHGLVLIMVERESMLLWNPATRKYRELPDSGIRKEHKLPGSSRLSCGIGYDESNDDFKVLVLSSVGGTRNETLAKVYSWKTDSWKKIEDLKYSLIELGGCYYLNGILHFIAYDPQSRGTWNMASERKIVGFDLANDIFKQIELPEELITKCTWKIGTLRGCLSLFVYSGGNQVDVWLMKEYGVRESWSKVVVAPFFQDPHGTVFSKPLILSENGRLLFVTAPRPKLGVYDPNENSLHYSQFINLEYPYEADVCVESLISP is encoded by the coding sequence ATGCGAGAAAGAACCcgagaaaagaaaatcaatacCAGACCCGAACCCCAATTCCAGCCAATTATCAGCTGTATTCCTGATGATATTTTGCTTCAAATATTCACAAGGCTTCCGGTCAGATCCCTGGGGAGGCTCAGCTGCGTTTCGAAATCTTGGCATTCCTTGATCTTCAGCCCCAATCTCGTCAAATCCCATTACAAAAGATGCACGGAAGACAAGGAAAACGAGCATCATAGGATCATGTTCTTTAAGGTTGAGCTGGAACATGATGAAAGGCTCGGGTACGGGTCCGAGCTCGGGGTCAACTTTAGGCTCAGGCAGTTTGGGTGTTCCCTTCATAGTGCTTTTTCCTGTGTGGTACCCAAGAAAATTGAGGTAACCAGCGGCTTTATTGGTAGTATTCCTGTTGAAAAATTCAGGTATTATAGAAACAAGGCTTGGGGTTGTTGTCATGGGTTGGTTTTGATCATGGTTGAGCGAGAAAGTATGTTGTTGTGGAATCCTGCTACAAGAAAGTACAGAGAGTTGCCTGATTCTGGGATTAGAAAGGAGCATAAGTTACCTGGCTCTTCTCGCTTGTCATGTGGGATTGGTTATGATGAGTCTAATGATGATTTTAAGGTTCTTGTACTTTCCTCAGTTGGTGGTACGCGGAATGAGACTCTGGCTAAGGTTTATAGCTGGAAGACGGATTCTTGGAAGAAGATTGAAGATCTTAAGTACTCTTTGATTGAGCTAGGCGGCTGTTATTATCTGAATGGGATTTTACACTTTATTGCATATGATCCTCAAAGTCGCGGTACTTGGAATATGGCTTCTGAGCGGAAAATTGTAGGTTTTGATTTGGCGAATGACATTTTTAAACAGATAGAACTCCCTGAAGAATTGATTACCAAATGTACGTGGAAAATAGGAACATTAAGAGGATGCCTCTCTTTGTTCGTTTATTCTGGAGGCAATCAGGTGGATGTATGGCTCATGAAGGAGTATGGAGTAAGAGAATCTTGGTCTAAAGTGGTTGTTGCTCCTTTTTTTCAAGATCCTCATGGTACTGTGTTCAGCAAGCCTTTGATTTTATCAGAGAATGGTCGGCTTTTGTTTGTGACTGCGCCAAGACCAAAGTTGGGAGTTTATGATCCAAATGAGAATTCACTCCACTATTCTCAGTTTATTAACTTGGAATATCCTTATGAAGCAGATGTGTGTGTTGAAAGCTTAATTTCTCCGTAA